CCTATGTTTTTCCAGGACTTGTCGGTATCCAAAGTGCCTTCATAAACCTTTTTACCATTTGCCAGATAGGTAAATCTTATTCCGCGAACTCTAACCTCAAAAATATCTGATCCATCTTCTGATGTTGATTTATGTCCTCCGATATAATTAACTAAATCGTTTTGCCATTCCCCATTCTTTTTTAAATTTATGGATGCATACCCGTTGTTGGTCAAACTAAAACGATGATAATTCATACTATCCATACTGAGTATCAGCCCATAATATTTGTCAGACCTGCCAGATTTTTGTTTTGATTTGAGAACGACATTATAATTGGTGGCCTCTCTCTTTATAGGAAGCCATGACCACCAAAAATACCCTTTTTCTTTGTAGTCAATTATAAATTTTCCATCGTAGATTATTTTCATCCCATGTTTTCTTAACTGGGTATCCCATCTGTTTACGTTATCATCAAACGTATCTTTAAAAATCAGACGATTATCTTTTTCTTTGGGATTATCCGGACTTTGTTGATTCGTCAATGAAAGCATTTCAGCGTTTTCCTGCACCTGTTTTTCCAATGTTGAATTTTTAAATTTCAACTCAATCAATTGAGGTTTGAAATAAAGGTAACAAGCCAGTATTCCGAGAAAAACACCCATAAAAAAAATGGCAATAACTGATGGATTATTACGCATACATTCAAATTGTTAAAGTCTTCAAAATATTGGTATAAAGCTACAACATTTAAACCTATAATACCGATTCAAACTTTTTTTTAAGTATGTCTGTGATTATTGGAACATACTGTTTAAGCAAAAACAAATTATTGAGTAACAATAATCGGTTGTTTAGATTCTGTATTTTATAAATTTGTACTTACCATTTTTAAACATCAGTTTTTTTAGTTTGGTGAGTTAAATGCTGCGTTAAGTTCACTTTTTTCATGATTTGCCTAAAACAAAAACGAAACATTCCATTAAACAATCCGCCTAAAAAGCCAAAAATGTGAGCAATAAAAAATTTTTTGAAAATATTTGCTAAATATATTTGCGAATACGAAAACCTTTGTTTTAATTTGCACCATCAAAGGTTATTGAAGAGAACAAACTGTACTGATTGAAAAAAGTGATGTTTCATGAACCCTGTAACATGAATGATTATGGCTGAAAAAGTACAAAAGTTGAACCCTGCTCAATAAGTTGTGAATAAAACCAAACAAAACAGAATTTAATTAACCACCCAACCAAAAGTTGTATATTTTGTTACTAATCATTACATCAGATTGTACTGGTAAAAACTTATCATCTTAGTCAAACTGCTATTGTTTTGATGATATGGCACGAATATTGATTAGTCAATCATACAATCAAGGGGAAAAACTAAACACCATGAAAAATCAACTTGTCTTGTTAACAGTAGCCTTGCTGTTCAGACTTGGTTTAACTACCGGAATTTTGAACGCAGCTTCTTTGTTGGCTATTGATGAAAACACCATCCTTCAAAACCCACAACCGGCCAAGGCTAATCTATCATTTAATAACAGTGTACAAACTGTTAATCTCGTTCTGATCGGAATTGTTGTAGATAAGAAAACACTTTTGCCGGTCGAAGGGATAAGGGTAGAAGTTGAAGAAAACAATAGCGGATCCAGACAATGGTTTAATACCAAACAAGACGGCAATTTCTATTTTAAATTAGAAAGCGACAAAGAATACAAACTTTCTGCTATCAATAAAAACGGCGAGAGAGAAGACAATAAAATTATTTCGACTGACAATAAGCGAAAATCAGAAATTTTGAGAGCCGTTCTACAGATTACAGTTCCTGAAGTTAAATCTGATCCTGTTGTAGCTGAATACAAAATTGAAAAAAGCAATCCAACCTCAACAGCAAACCATAATATTGTCTTTAAGATTCAATTGGGTGCATTCAGGCAGCCGATGAGTACGAAATCTCCCTTCTATACCAATGTATCCGATGATTTTAAGTTTGAAATAGAAAATACTACCAGCGGTTATATAAGATATATGGTTGGCAGCTTTAAAGACATCGCGAAAGCTAAAGAAGAAGAAACAAAATTTCATAAAAAAGGCTACAATAAGGCGTTTATAGTTCCTTATGTCAACAACCAAAGACAAAGTATTTCTGTGGAAGAAGTATTAAAGAAATACGGAAGCAAATAAAATACTCAATTCAATTCTTTTTTGGAAAGAGACACCGTTAATTTAAAAAACGGCTGTCTCTTTTTTTATTTTGTGAGTTTTTCAATTGTAAACGGAAAACTCACTATGATGCTTTTGCCAAAAAGGATTTTCTAATTGGGCAGTAAAGCATTACTCTTGTAACATAAGTCTTATCAAAATTTAATTGTTATATTTTCTTAGCCAAAAAAACTAACTTTGCAGGCTTTTTTAAAAAAGTGGAATAATTGAAACATCCAAAACACAACTTTGCATTTTAAACCATCAATATGTACAGATCACATACTTGCGGAGAGTTGAGAATATCCCATATTGGCCAACAAGTTACACTAAGTGGTTGGGTTCAAAGAGTCAGACAATTAGGAGGCATGACTTTTATTGACTTGCGTGACCGATATGGCATTACCCAACTTGTCTTTGATATGAGTATTGAGCCTGATTTATTTGCTTCTGCCAATAAACTTGGAAGAGAATTTGTGATTCAGGTAGTCGGTATTGTTAGAGAACGTAGCAGTAAGAACTCAAATATGCCTACCGGGGATATAGAAATAGATACCAAACAATTGAAAGTTTTAAATGCATCAAAGGTGCCCCCATTTACAATAGAAGCGGAAACTGATGGAGGGGATGATTTGAGAATGAAATACCGATATTTGGATTTACGCAGACCTATAGTACAACAAAACATGATTGCCCGTCATGAAATGGCTCAGGCCACACGCAGGTATTTAAATAACCTTGGATTTCTGGAGGTTGAAACCCCTGTTTTAATTAAAAGCACTCCGGAAGGAGCCCGTGATTTTGTCGTACCTTCAAGACTCAATCCAGGACAGTTTTATGCTTTGCCACAATCACCCCAAACTTTCAAGCAGCTATTGATGGTTTCCGGTTTTGACCGCTATTACCAAATTGTCCGTTGTTTCAGGGATGAGGATTTAAGAGCAGACCGTCAGCCTGAATTTACTCAAATAGACTGTGAAATGGCTTTTGTTACCCGCGAAGATGTACTGCAAACCTTTGAAGGGCTGCTCCGTTTTTTGCTTAAAGAAACCAAAGGGTACGATTTAGGAAAAGTCGAAAGAATGAGTTATGACGATGCCATGCGATTATACGGGAGCGACAAACCTGATATTCGGTTCGGAATGGCGTTTACTGAACTAACCCAATTGGTCAAAGGACATGGGTTTCCGGTTTTTGACGAAGCCGAACTGATAGCCGGCATCAGTGTTGAAGGTTGTGCAGAATATACCCGCAAACAAATTGATGAGTTGACAGATTGGGTAAAAAGGCCTCAAATTGGCGCTAAAGGATTGGTTTATATCCGATACAATTCAGACGGTACGTTAAAATCTTCTGTGGATAAATTTTATTCTACTGAACAATTGCAACTCATTGCTTCGGAAATGAAAGCAAAACCCGGTGATTTACTCCTGATTTTATCAGGAACGATTGATAAAACCAGAAAACAATTAGGGGAATTGCGGATGGAAATGGCGAAACGCCTTGGTTTGAGGAACCCCAAAGAATTTAAAGCATTATGGGTGCTTGATTTTCCTTTGTTGGAATGGGAGGAAGAAGATAAAAGGTGGATAGCTTGTCATCACCCTTTTACCCGGCCACGTACAGAAAATCTCGAACAAATTAACGAAGCTGATTGGGGAGATTTAAGAGCAGAAGCGTATGACCTCTGTTTAAATGGAAATGAAATTGCCGGAGGCTCAATCAGAATCCATGAACGTGAATTACAGGAAAAAATGTTCGATTTGTTAGGCATGACAAAAGAAGAAGCACAACATAAATTTGGGTTTTTGATGGGCGCTTTTGAATATGGTGCGCCTCCTCATGGCGGAATTGCATTTGGATTTGACCGTTTATGTGCCATTTTAGGTGGACAGGAATCCATCCGCGATTTTATAGCTTTCCCCAAAAATAACAGCGGACGGGATATGATGATTGATGCTCCTTCACCCATTGAAGAAAAACAATACCGCGAGCTACATATCAGGAAAATTGCCACCGATTAGCTGTCTTATACAGAATGAACAGCAAGAGCAAGTTCGTTCACCAGATTAGGCGATTTTTCCAGAATATTTCCCACAACAATCAGGTCTGCACCTGCACGACAAACTGATGTTGCCTGTTCAGGAGTACGAATACCTCCGCCAACTATCAGAGGTAATTGAATATGGCGTTTTACCTCACTGATCATTTCTTCAGAAACGTGGTGAAGTGCACCGCTTCCGGAATCTAAATAGATGATTTTCATCCCCAACAATTGTGCAGCCATAGCTGTACAAACCGCAATCTGGGGTTTATCGGCCGGAATAGGGGTACTATTGCTGATATAGGAAACCGTTGTTGGTTTTCCTCCGTCAATCAACAGATAACCCGTTGGTAAGATTTCCAGATTGGAGTAAAAAAGCTGAGGAGCAGACACAACATGTTGCCCGATCAGCAAATCTGGGTTTCGTCCGGAAACTAAGGAAAGAAAAAATAGAGCATCTGCTGAATGTGAAATCTGAAAAACACTGCCGGGAAAAAGTACTACAGGAATTTCGGTTTTGTCTTTAATGAGGTTCACCAAAGCATCCGTTTGATTGTTCATCACCAAACTTCCTCCCACAAAAACAAAGTCCACACCTGAAGTTGCGGCCAGATTGACGAGCGAAGATACCTTTTCCGAATTGACTTTATCGGGGTCTATCAGAATCGCAATTTGCTTTTTGCGATTTTCCTGAGTTTCACATAAACGCCGGTAAATGCCGTTGTCTTTCATGTAAACGGTTTTGGCAAAGGTACAGGTTTTACCGTTATTTTTCAGGAAAAGACAAAGGAGGTATCGGTAAATGACATCGTGATAATCCCGTTAATTTGACAATTTGTTTCTTTAGTCTGATGTGTGAAGTGCAACTTTGTTTCCCTCAGTGTCTAAAAAATAGGCCACGGAACCGACATCTTCAGAAACTTTGGTTCGTGGCATTAAAATTTGACCGCCGGCTTCAACGACCCGGTATAGTGTTTCATCAAAATCATCCGGGCGGTAAAAGTAAACCGTTGTTCCATAAGGAGAGGGCACCGCATCCGGATGTTCGATTAATGCACCGCTAACAATATCAGGCTCGTTGGGAAAAAAAGCCATTCTCATCCCACCAAACAAAGTCGGTTCGACCGGTGTGTTTAAAACATGAGAATAAAAAGCAGCAGCACGGTCTAAACTATAGGTTGGAATCTCAAACCAGGAAATTACTAAATTCATTTTAGAAGAATTAAAAAGGTTAGTCAATCAACGACCTCATAAAGATAATCTTTTTTGTTTTATCAATCTTTGCCGGAATGATTTTCAGTTATTAAATACCATATTTGTCTTACATTGTATTGGATTTTTGAATTCAAAAATCCGAAAACCTAAAGCTATTGCTACAAACCCCTTATTTTGTAATTGTAATCAATGGATAACGCCTGTATTTTTGTAGTGTAATTATTTTTACAATTTAACCAAATTTGGTTTTTTTAGAGACAATACGTTGTCTAGCTTTTTAATTTTGCTCTACTACACATTTACTTACTATAAGACAAGACTACCTATGAAACACAACTTATACTGCCTTCTTTTTGTGTTCCTATTTGATTTGATTGGGTTTAATGCCCATGCACAACACAAGCTTTACCAAACCGGACAATTGTTTGTTAAGTTTGACAATGAATGTTCATTTGAGTGGGAGCACAATGACAAACAACGTGTTCAACAATTAAAAAATGATTTCCCTGATTTGCACTATCTGTTATTGACTTATAAAGCCCGCGAAATAAGCCGTGCCTTTAGTCTCTCAGACAGACGATTGCAGTATATTTACCTGTTGACTTATCAGGCTGAAGTTCTTTTGGAAGACCGGCTTTTAGAAAAATTGCGCGAGTTGAACTATGTCAGATATGCAGAAAAAGTTCCTAATTATCATCTGTTTGATTGTACACCTGATGATGCTTTGTTTGCCCAGCAATGGAGCATGACCAATACAAATATGCCGGCAGCTTTTGAATTGTTGGTCAATGGCGGATCGTGTAATTTTAACAATGTTCCGGTTTGCAATGAAGGGGTAGTTCTTGCCATGGTGGACGATGCCGTTTTGACTACACATGAAGATTTAGCCCAGATGTTGTGGGTAAATCCGGGTGAAATAGCAGGCAATGGAATTGATGATGATGAG
This is a stretch of genomic DNA from Sphingobacteriales bacterium. It encodes these proteins:
- a CDS encoding VOC family protein, whose amino-acid sequence is MNLVISWFEIPTYSLDRAAAFYSHVLNTPVEPTLFGGMRMAFFPNEPDIVSGALIEHPDAVPSPYGTTVYFYRPDDFDETLYRVVEAGGQILMPRTKVSEDVGSVAYFLDTEGNKVALHTSD
- a CDS encoding geranylgeranylglyceryl/heptaprenylglyceryl phosphate synthase, translated to MKDNGIYRRLCETQENRKKQIAILIDPDKVNSEKVSSLVNLAATSGVDFVFVGGSLVMNNQTDALVNLIKDKTEIPVVLFPGSVFQISHSADALFFLSLVSGRNPDLLIGQHVVSAPQLFYSNLEILPTGYLLIDGGKPTTVSYISNSTPIPADKPQIAVCTAMAAQLLGMKIIYLDSGSGALHHVSEEMISEVKRHIQLPLIVGGGIRTPEQATSVCRAGADLIVVGNILEKSPNLVNELALAVHSV
- the aspS gene encoding aspartate--tRNA ligase, yielding MYRSHTCGELRISHIGQQVTLSGWVQRVRQLGGMTFIDLRDRYGITQLVFDMSIEPDLFASANKLGREFVIQVVGIVRERSSKNSNMPTGDIEIDTKQLKVLNASKVPPFTIEAETDGGDDLRMKYRYLDLRRPIVQQNMIARHEMAQATRRYLNNLGFLEVETPVLIKSTPEGARDFVVPSRLNPGQFYALPQSPQTFKQLLMVSGFDRYYQIVRCFRDEDLRADRQPEFTQIDCEMAFVTREDVLQTFEGLLRFLLKETKGYDLGKVERMSYDDAMRLYGSDKPDIRFGMAFTELTQLVKGHGFPVFDEAELIAGISVEGCAEYTRKQIDELTDWVKRPQIGAKGLVYIRYNSDGTLKSSVDKFYSTEQLQLIASEMKAKPGDLLLILSGTIDKTRKQLGELRMEMAKRLGLRNPKEFKALWVLDFPLLEWEEEDKRWIACHHPFTRPRTENLEQINEADWGDLRAEAYDLCLNGNEIAGGSIRIHERELQEKMFDLLGMTKEEAQHKFGFLMGAFEYGAPPHGGIAFGFDRLCAILGGQESIRDFIAFPKNNSGRDMMIDAPSPIEEKQYRELHIRKIATD